In Juglans microcarpa x Juglans regia isolate MS1-56 chromosome 7D, Jm3101_v1.0, whole genome shotgun sequence, the following are encoded in one genomic region:
- the LOC121239688 gene encoding CSC1-like protein At3g54510 isoform X10 — protein MNTQSLFASAAINIGLAFVVLSLFAILKKQPSNAPIYYARRLSKGHNIHFHHSLSIHRFFPSVSWIPRAFRVTEDEILETGGLDALVIIRLFKFGIKFFVVCSLVGLAVLIPVNYNGQDGSYRSYHSMDSFTISNISRGSNRLWVHFSCLWFISLYGLYLLYEEYNGILVKRIQQLRKIRHRPDQFTILVREIPFCTEHKARGCYVDHFFSKHHPYTYHAYQMLYDGKDVEVLLSQAESIARKIKDLREGPMANKHKRERLLLDASQEYAISLQQEKLQVFCEKIRQLQREIIIKQKELPVAFVIFKSRWGAALAAQSQQHPHPLLWITEMAPEPRDVSWRSLVIPYRILWLYKIGVVLAASVLTIFFAIPVTAVQGIARFEKLKKWFPPAMAVQLIPGLSSILTGYLPSVILKGFIYIVPFAMLGMAKAAGCISKSKEEIKACNMVFYFLVGNVFFLSVLSGSLLDEIGESFTHPKDFPSHLAGAVSAQADFFMTYILTDGLSGFSLEILQPGLLFWDVIKSITFGHGKKKNPYLYSLPYFRIIPMVSLSVLIGTVYAVVAPFLLPFLIGYFSLGYAVYVNQNAVENDELDVKSRQMEVNYEGAINAYCSPCLQPVNFLESESSSTQPLVSPFPSEF, from the exons ATGAATACTCAGAGCTTGTTTGCTTCGGCTGCCATTAACATAGGCTTGGCCTttgttgttctctctctcttcgctATCCTCAAGAAACAACCCTCAAACGCTCCCATATACTACGCTCGTCGTCTCTCGAAAGGTCACAACATTCACTTCCATCACTCTCTCTCAATCCATCGTTTCTTCCCTTCCGTTTCCTGGATTCCACGCGCTTTTCGCGTTACCGAAGACGAAATCCTCGAAACCGGGGGCCTCGACGCTCTTGTCATTATCAGACTCTTTAAATTCGG CATCAAATTCTTTGTGGTATGCTCTCTTGTTGGACTGGCTGTACTTATCCCAGTTAATTACAATGGCCAGGATGGCTCATATCGAAGCTATCATTCCATGGATTCTTTTACAATATCTAACATTAGTCGAGGTTCCAACAG GCTTTGGGTGCATTTTTCATGCTTATGGTTTATATCTCTCTATGGATTGTACCTACTATATGAG GAATACAATGGGATTTTGGTGAAAAGGATTCAACAACTTCGGAAGATAAGACATCGGCCTGACCAGTTTACTATTCTAGTTAGGGAAATTCCCTTTTGCACAGAACACAAGGCTCGTGGCTGCTATGTTGATCACTTCTTCTCTAAACATCATCCTTACACTTATCATGCTTATCAAATGTTGTACGATGGAAAAGATGTTGAGGTGTTGCTG AGCCAGGCAGAATCTATTGCAAGAAAGATAAAGGACTTGAGAGAGGGGCCCATGGCTAACAAGCATAAGAGAGAACGTTTGCTCTTGGATGCATCTCAAGAATATGCTATATCCTTGCAACAGGAAAAGCTTCAAGTATTCTGCGAAAAGATACGCCAGTTACAGCGTGAGATTATAATCAAGCAAAAG GAGTTACCTGTTGCCTTCGTTATATTCAAGTCTCGGTGGGGTGCTGCACTAGCTGCCCAATCTCAGCAGCACCCGCATCCACTTCTATGGATCACTGAAATGGCTCCAGAACCAAGGGATGTATCCTGGAGGAGTTTGGTGATTCCCTATAGAATATTGTGGCTTTACAAAATCGGGGTTGTTCTTGCAGCATCAGTTCTTACGATTTTCTTTGCTATCCCAGTCACTGCTGTTCAAGGAATTGCCAGATTTGAGAAACTAAAGAAATGGTTTCCTCCAGCTATGGCTGTACAGTTGAT ACCAGGCTTAAGCTCTATCTTGACAGGGTATCTTCCTAGTGTCATTCTCAAAGGTTTTATATACATTGTCCCCTTTGCAATGCTTGGGATGGCTAAAGCAGCAGGTTGTATTTCAAAGAGCAAAGAGGAGATTAAAGCTTGCAACAtggttttctattttcttgtgggaaatgttttctttttgagcGTGTTGTCAGGGTCCTTATTAGATGAAATCGGAGAATCTTTTACTCACCCCAAGGATTTTCCTAGTCATCTGGCTGGTGCTGTCTCTGCTCAA GCAGATTTCTTCATGACATACATCTTAACAGATGGGCTTTCAGGGTTTTCTTTGGAGATTCTTCAGCCTGGCTTACTCTTTTGGGATGTTATAAAATCGATAACATTTGGCcatgggaagaagaaaaatcctTATCTATATTCACTACCCTACTTTAGGATTATTCCTATGGTCTCATTGTCAGTACTGATTGGTACAGTATATGCAGTTGTGGCACCATTTCTGCTCCCATTTCTTATTGGCTACTTCTCTCTAGGCTATGCTGTTTACGTCAACCAG aatgCTGTAGAAAACGATGAGCTTGATGTGAAGAGCAGGCAGATGGAAGTTAACTACGAGGGTGCGATTAATGCATATTGTTCCCCATGTTTGCAGCCTGTAAACTTCCTGGAATCAGAATCGAGCTCGACACAACCATTAGTTTCTCCATTTCCATCTGAGTTCTAG
- the LOC121239688 gene encoding CSC1-like protein At3g54510 isoform X5, with amino-acid sequence MNTQSLFASAAINIGLAFVVLSLFAILKKQPSNAPIYYARRLSKGHNIHFHHSLSIHRFFPSVSWIPRAFRVTEDEILETGGLDALVIIRLFKFGIKFFVVCSLVGLAVLIPVNYNGQDGSYRSYHSMDSFTISNISRGSNRLWVHFSCLWFISLYGLYLLYEEYNGILVKRIQQLRKIRHRPDQFTILVREIPFCTEHKARGCYVDHFFSKHHPYTYHAYQMLYDGKDVEVLLSQAESIARKIKDLREGPMANKHKRERLLLDASQEYAISLQQEKLQVFCEKIRQLQREIIIKQKELPVAFVIFKSRWGAALAAQSQQHPHPLLWITEMAPEPRDVSWRSLVIPYRILWLYKIGVVLAASVLTIFFAIPVTAVQGIARFEKLKKWFPPAMAVQLIPGLSSILTGYLPSVILKGFIYIVPFAMLGMAKAAGCISKSKEEIKACNMVFYFLVGNVFFLSVLSGSLLDEIGESFTHPKDFPSHLAGAVSAQADFFMTYILTDGLSGFSLEILQPGLLFWDVIKSITFGHGKKKNPYLYSLPYFRIIPMVSLSVLIGTVYAVVAPFLLPFLIGYFSLGYAVYVNQIEDVYETVYETCGQYWPYIHLYIVIAIILMQITMIGLFGLKSKPAASILTIPLLLFTLMFNEYCKKRFLPTFHHYPVQNAVENDELDVKSRQMEVNYEGAINAYCSPCLQPVNFLESESSSTQPLVSPFPSEF; translated from the exons ATGAATACTCAGAGCTTGTTTGCTTCGGCTGCCATTAACATAGGCTTGGCCTttgttgttctctctctcttcgctATCCTCAAGAAACAACCCTCAAACGCTCCCATATACTACGCTCGTCGTCTCTCGAAAGGTCACAACATTCACTTCCATCACTCTCTCTCAATCCATCGTTTCTTCCCTTCCGTTTCCTGGATTCCACGCGCTTTTCGCGTTACCGAAGACGAAATCCTCGAAACCGGGGGCCTCGACGCTCTTGTCATTATCAGACTCTTTAAATTCGG CATCAAATTCTTTGTGGTATGCTCTCTTGTTGGACTGGCTGTACTTATCCCAGTTAATTACAATGGCCAGGATGGCTCATATCGAAGCTATCATTCCATGGATTCTTTTACAATATCTAACATTAGTCGAGGTTCCAACAG GCTTTGGGTGCATTTTTCATGCTTATGGTTTATATCTCTCTATGGATTGTACCTACTATATGAG GAATACAATGGGATTTTGGTGAAAAGGATTCAACAACTTCGGAAGATAAGACATCGGCCTGACCAGTTTACTATTCTAGTTAGGGAAATTCCCTTTTGCACAGAACACAAGGCTCGTGGCTGCTATGTTGATCACTTCTTCTCTAAACATCATCCTTACACTTATCATGCTTATCAAATGTTGTACGATGGAAAAGATGTTGAGGTGTTGCTG AGCCAGGCAGAATCTATTGCAAGAAAGATAAAGGACTTGAGAGAGGGGCCCATGGCTAACAAGCATAAGAGAGAACGTTTGCTCTTGGATGCATCTCAAGAATATGCTATATCCTTGCAACAGGAAAAGCTTCAAGTATTCTGCGAAAAGATACGCCAGTTACAGCGTGAGATTATAATCAAGCAAAAG GAGTTACCTGTTGCCTTCGTTATATTCAAGTCTCGGTGGGGTGCTGCACTAGCTGCCCAATCTCAGCAGCACCCGCATCCACTTCTATGGATCACTGAAATGGCTCCAGAACCAAGGGATGTATCCTGGAGGAGTTTGGTGATTCCCTATAGAATATTGTGGCTTTACAAAATCGGGGTTGTTCTTGCAGCATCAGTTCTTACGATTTTCTTTGCTATCCCAGTCACTGCTGTTCAAGGAATTGCCAGATTTGAGAAACTAAAGAAATGGTTTCCTCCAGCTATGGCTGTACAGTTGAT ACCAGGCTTAAGCTCTATCTTGACAGGGTATCTTCCTAGTGTCATTCTCAAAGGTTTTATATACATTGTCCCCTTTGCAATGCTTGGGATGGCTAAAGCAGCAGGTTGTATTTCAAAGAGCAAAGAGGAGATTAAAGCTTGCAACAtggttttctattttcttgtgggaaatgttttctttttgagcGTGTTGTCAGGGTCCTTATTAGATGAAATCGGAGAATCTTTTACTCACCCCAAGGATTTTCCTAGTCATCTGGCTGGTGCTGTCTCTGCTCAA GCAGATTTCTTCATGACATACATCTTAACAGATGGGCTTTCAGGGTTTTCTTTGGAGATTCTTCAGCCTGGCTTACTCTTTTGGGATGTTATAAAATCGATAACATTTGGCcatgggaagaagaaaaatcctTATCTATATTCACTACCCTACTTTAGGATTATTCCTATGGTCTCATTGTCAGTACTGATTGGTACAGTATATGCAGTTGTGGCACCATTTCTGCTCCCATTTCTTATTGGCTACTTCTCTCTAGGCTATGCTGTTTACGTCAACCAG ATTGAAGATGTATATGAAACTGTGTATGAGACATGTGGACAATACTGGCCATACATTCATCTCTATATTGTCATTGCGATCATTCTAATGCAAATTACTATGATTGGTCTTTTTGGACTGAAGTCAAAGCCAGCTGCTTCCATATTAACAATTCCACTCCTCTTGTTCACCCTGATGTTTAATGAGTACTGCAAGAAACGATTTCTTCCCACATTCCACCATTACCCTGTCCAG aatgCTGTAGAAAACGATGAGCTTGATGTGAAGAGCAGGCAGATGGAAGTTAACTACGAGGGTGCGATTAATGCATATTGTTCCCCATGTTTGCAGCCTGTAAACTTCCTGGAATCAGAATCGAGCTCGACACAACCATTAGTTTCTCCATTTCCATCTGAGTTCTAG
- the LOC121239688 gene encoding CSC1-like protein At3g54510 isoform X2 — MNTQSLFASAAINIGLAFVVLSLFAILKKQPSNAPIYYARRLSKGHNIHFHHSLSIHRFFPSVSWIPRAFRVTEDEILETGGLDALVIIRLFKFGIKFFVVCSLVGLAVLIPVNYNGQDGSYRSYHSMDSFTISNISRGSNRLWVHFSCLWFISLYGLYLLYEEYNGILVKRIQQLRKIRHRPDQFTILVREIPFCTEHKARGCYVDHFFSKHHPYTYHAYQMLYDGKDVEVLLAESIARKIKDLREGPMANKHKRERLLLDASQEYAISLQQEKLQVFCEKIRQLQREIIIKQKELPVAFVIFKSRWGAALAAQSQQHPHPLLWITEMAPEPRDVSWRSLVIPYRILWLYKIGVVLAASVLTIFFAIPVTAVQGIARFEKLKKWFPPAMAVQLIPGLSSILTGYLPSVILKGFIYIVPFAMLGMAKAAGCISKSKEEIKACNMVFYFLVGNVFFLSVLSGSLLDEIGESFTHPKDFPSHLAGAVSAQADFFMTYILTDGLSGFSLEILQPGLLFWDVIKSITFGHGKKKNPYLYSLPYFRIIPMVSLSVLIGTVYAVVAPFLLPFLIGYFSLGYAVYVNQIEDVYETVYETCGQYWPYIHLYIVIAIILMQITMIGLFGLKSKPAASILTIPLLLFTLMFNEYCKKRFLPTFHHYPVQVYILLEVLVEKPLVLLVVSFNTIILLPLLCNLSIFLQAAAITWQDLFSLVISNFLITFVLSLWVEKAGLLAFRCTSNLQFALQKLFFLDGLNLLQLFFLDGLSVF; from the exons ATGAATACTCAGAGCTTGTTTGCTTCGGCTGCCATTAACATAGGCTTGGCCTttgttgttctctctctcttcgctATCCTCAAGAAACAACCCTCAAACGCTCCCATATACTACGCTCGTCGTCTCTCGAAAGGTCACAACATTCACTTCCATCACTCTCTCTCAATCCATCGTTTCTTCCCTTCCGTTTCCTGGATTCCACGCGCTTTTCGCGTTACCGAAGACGAAATCCTCGAAACCGGGGGCCTCGACGCTCTTGTCATTATCAGACTCTTTAAATTCGG CATCAAATTCTTTGTGGTATGCTCTCTTGTTGGACTGGCTGTACTTATCCCAGTTAATTACAATGGCCAGGATGGCTCATATCGAAGCTATCATTCCATGGATTCTTTTACAATATCTAACATTAGTCGAGGTTCCAACAG GCTTTGGGTGCATTTTTCATGCTTATGGTTTATATCTCTCTATGGATTGTACCTACTATATGAG GAATACAATGGGATTTTGGTGAAAAGGATTCAACAACTTCGGAAGATAAGACATCGGCCTGACCAGTTTACTATTCTAGTTAGGGAAATTCCCTTTTGCACAGAACACAAGGCTCGTGGCTGCTATGTTGATCACTTCTTCTCTAAACATCATCCTTACACTTATCATGCTTATCAAATGTTGTACGATGGAAAAGATGTTGAGGTGTTGCTG GCAGAATCTATTGCAAGAAAGATAAAGGACTTGAGAGAGGGGCCCATGGCTAACAAGCATAAGAGAGAACGTTTGCTCTTGGATGCATCTCAAGAATATGCTATATCCTTGCAACAGGAAAAGCTTCAAGTATTCTGCGAAAAGATACGCCAGTTACAGCGTGAGATTATAATCAAGCAAAAG GAGTTACCTGTTGCCTTCGTTATATTCAAGTCTCGGTGGGGTGCTGCACTAGCTGCCCAATCTCAGCAGCACCCGCATCCACTTCTATGGATCACTGAAATGGCTCCAGAACCAAGGGATGTATCCTGGAGGAGTTTGGTGATTCCCTATAGAATATTGTGGCTTTACAAAATCGGGGTTGTTCTTGCAGCATCAGTTCTTACGATTTTCTTTGCTATCCCAGTCACTGCTGTTCAAGGAATTGCCAGATTTGAGAAACTAAAGAAATGGTTTCCTCCAGCTATGGCTGTACAGTTGAT ACCAGGCTTAAGCTCTATCTTGACAGGGTATCTTCCTAGTGTCATTCTCAAAGGTTTTATATACATTGTCCCCTTTGCAATGCTTGGGATGGCTAAAGCAGCAGGTTGTATTTCAAAGAGCAAAGAGGAGATTAAAGCTTGCAACAtggttttctattttcttgtgggaaatgttttctttttgagcGTGTTGTCAGGGTCCTTATTAGATGAAATCGGAGAATCTTTTACTCACCCCAAGGATTTTCCTAGTCATCTGGCTGGTGCTGTCTCTGCTCAA GCAGATTTCTTCATGACATACATCTTAACAGATGGGCTTTCAGGGTTTTCTTTGGAGATTCTTCAGCCTGGCTTACTCTTTTGGGATGTTATAAAATCGATAACATTTGGCcatgggaagaagaaaaatcctTATCTATATTCACTACCCTACTTTAGGATTATTCCTATGGTCTCATTGTCAGTACTGATTGGTACAGTATATGCAGTTGTGGCACCATTTCTGCTCCCATTTCTTATTGGCTACTTCTCTCTAGGCTATGCTGTTTACGTCAACCAG ATTGAAGATGTATATGAAACTGTGTATGAGACATGTGGACAATACTGGCCATACATTCATCTCTATATTGTCATTGCGATCATTCTAATGCAAATTACTATGATTGGTCTTTTTGGACTGAAGTCAAAGCCAGCTGCTTCCATATTAACAATTCCACTCCTCTTGTTCACCCTGATGTTTAATGAGTACTGCAAGAAACGATTTCTTCCCACATTCCACCATTACCCTGTCCAGGTATATATATTACTTGAAGTGCTGGTTGAGAAGCCATTAGTGTTATTAGTCGTTTCTTTTAACACTATTATTTTATTGCCGCTCTTATGTAACTTGTCCATCTTCCTGCAGGCTGCAGCCATAACTTGGCAAGATTTGTTTAGTCTTGTAATAAGCAACTTCTTAATCACCTTTGTGTTGTCTCTGTGGGTTGAGAAAGCTGGACTTCTAGCCTTTAGATGCACCTCAAATTTACAATTTGCGCTTCAAAAACTGTTTTTTCTGGATGGTCTAAACTTGCTCCAGCTCTTCTTTCTGGATGGCCTTAGCGTATTTTAG
- the LOC121239688 gene encoding CSC1-like protein At3g54510 isoform X4, translating into MNTQSLFASAAINIGLAFVVLSLFAILKKQPSNAPIYYARRLSKGHNIHFHHSLSIHRFFPSVSWIPRAFRVTEDEILETGGLDALVIIRLFKFGLWVHFSCLWFISLYGLYLLYEEYNGILVKRIQQLRKIRHRPDQFTILVREIPFCTEHKARGCYVDHFFSKHHPYTYHAYQMLYDGKDVEVLLSQAESIARKIKDLREGPMANKHKRERLLLDASQEYAISLQQEKLQVFCEKIRQLQREIIIKQKELPVAFVIFKSRWGAALAAQSQQHPHPLLWITEMAPEPRDVSWRSLVIPYRILWLYKIGVVLAASVLTIFFAIPVTAVQGIARFEKLKKWFPPAMAVQLIPGLSSILTGYLPSVILKGFIYIVPFAMLGMAKAAGCISKSKEEIKACNMVFYFLVGNVFFLSVLSGSLLDEIGESFTHPKDFPSHLAGAVSAQADFFMTYILTDGLSGFSLEILQPGLLFWDVIKSITFGHGKKKNPYLYSLPYFRIIPMVSLSVLIGTVYAVVAPFLLPFLIGYFSLGYAVYVNQIEDVYETVYETCGQYWPYIHLYIVIAIILMQITMIGLFGLKSKPAASILTIPLLLFTLMFNEYCKKRFLPTFHHYPVQVYILLEVLVEKPLVLLVVSFNTIILLPLLCNLSIFLQAAAITWQDLFSLVISNFLITFVLSLWVEKAGLLAFRCTSNLQFALQKLFFLDGLNLLQLFFLDGLSVF; encoded by the exons ATGAATACTCAGAGCTTGTTTGCTTCGGCTGCCATTAACATAGGCTTGGCCTttgttgttctctctctcttcgctATCCTCAAGAAACAACCCTCAAACGCTCCCATATACTACGCTCGTCGTCTCTCGAAAGGTCACAACATTCACTTCCATCACTCTCTCTCAATCCATCGTTTCTTCCCTTCCGTTTCCTGGATTCCACGCGCTTTTCGCGTTACCGAAGACGAAATCCTCGAAACCGGGGGCCTCGACGCTCTTGTCATTATCAGACTCTTTAAATTCGG GCTTTGGGTGCATTTTTCATGCTTATGGTTTATATCTCTCTATGGATTGTACCTACTATATGAG GAATACAATGGGATTTTGGTGAAAAGGATTCAACAACTTCGGAAGATAAGACATCGGCCTGACCAGTTTACTATTCTAGTTAGGGAAATTCCCTTTTGCACAGAACACAAGGCTCGTGGCTGCTATGTTGATCACTTCTTCTCTAAACATCATCCTTACACTTATCATGCTTATCAAATGTTGTACGATGGAAAAGATGTTGAGGTGTTGCTG AGCCAGGCAGAATCTATTGCAAGAAAGATAAAGGACTTGAGAGAGGGGCCCATGGCTAACAAGCATAAGAGAGAACGTTTGCTCTTGGATGCATCTCAAGAATATGCTATATCCTTGCAACAGGAAAAGCTTCAAGTATTCTGCGAAAAGATACGCCAGTTACAGCGTGAGATTATAATCAAGCAAAAG GAGTTACCTGTTGCCTTCGTTATATTCAAGTCTCGGTGGGGTGCTGCACTAGCTGCCCAATCTCAGCAGCACCCGCATCCACTTCTATGGATCACTGAAATGGCTCCAGAACCAAGGGATGTATCCTGGAGGAGTTTGGTGATTCCCTATAGAATATTGTGGCTTTACAAAATCGGGGTTGTTCTTGCAGCATCAGTTCTTACGATTTTCTTTGCTATCCCAGTCACTGCTGTTCAAGGAATTGCCAGATTTGAGAAACTAAAGAAATGGTTTCCTCCAGCTATGGCTGTACAGTTGAT ACCAGGCTTAAGCTCTATCTTGACAGGGTATCTTCCTAGTGTCATTCTCAAAGGTTTTATATACATTGTCCCCTTTGCAATGCTTGGGATGGCTAAAGCAGCAGGTTGTATTTCAAAGAGCAAAGAGGAGATTAAAGCTTGCAACAtggttttctattttcttgtgggaaatgttttctttttgagcGTGTTGTCAGGGTCCTTATTAGATGAAATCGGAGAATCTTTTACTCACCCCAAGGATTTTCCTAGTCATCTGGCTGGTGCTGTCTCTGCTCAA GCAGATTTCTTCATGACATACATCTTAACAGATGGGCTTTCAGGGTTTTCTTTGGAGATTCTTCAGCCTGGCTTACTCTTTTGGGATGTTATAAAATCGATAACATTTGGCcatgggaagaagaaaaatcctTATCTATATTCACTACCCTACTTTAGGATTATTCCTATGGTCTCATTGTCAGTACTGATTGGTACAGTATATGCAGTTGTGGCACCATTTCTGCTCCCATTTCTTATTGGCTACTTCTCTCTAGGCTATGCTGTTTACGTCAACCAG ATTGAAGATGTATATGAAACTGTGTATGAGACATGTGGACAATACTGGCCATACATTCATCTCTATATTGTCATTGCGATCATTCTAATGCAAATTACTATGATTGGTCTTTTTGGACTGAAGTCAAAGCCAGCTGCTTCCATATTAACAATTCCACTCCTCTTGTTCACCCTGATGTTTAATGAGTACTGCAAGAAACGATTTCTTCCCACATTCCACCATTACCCTGTCCAGGTATATATATTACTTGAAGTGCTGGTTGAGAAGCCATTAGTGTTATTAGTCGTTTCTTTTAACACTATTATTTTATTGCCGCTCTTATGTAACTTGTCCATCTTCCTGCAGGCTGCAGCCATAACTTGGCAAGATTTGTTTAGTCTTGTAATAAGCAACTTCTTAATCACCTTTGTGTTGTCTCTGTGGGTTGAGAAAGCTGGACTTCTAGCCTTTAGATGCACCTCAAATTTACAATTTGCGCTTCAAAAACTGTTTTTTCTGGATGGTCTAAACTTGCTCCAGCTCTTCTTTCTGGATGGCCTTAGCGTATTTTAG
- the LOC121239688 gene encoding CSC1-like protein At3g54510 isoform X13, protein MNTQSLFASAAINIGLAFVVLSLFAILKKQPSNAPIYYARRLSKGHNIHFHHSLSIHRFFPSVSWIPRAFRVTEDEILETGGLDALVIIRLFKFGLWVHFSCLWFISLYGLYLLYEELPVAFVIFKSRWGAALAAQSQQHPHPLLWITEMAPEPRDVSWRSLVIPYRILWLYKIGVVLAASVLTIFFAIPVTAVQGIARFEKLKKWFPPAMAVQLIPGLSSILTGYLPSVILKGFIYIVPFAMLGMAKAAGCISKSKEEIKACNMVFYFLVGNVFFLSVLSGSLLDEIGESFTHPKDFPSHLAGAVSAQADFFMTYILTDGLSGFSLEILQPGLLFWDVIKSITFGHGKKKNPYLYSLPYFRIIPMVSLSVLIGTVYAVVAPFLLPFLIGYFSLGYAVYVNQIEDVYETVYETCGQYWPYIHLYIVIAIILMQITMIGLFGLKSKPAASILTIPLLLFTLMFNEYCKKRFLPTFHHYPVQVYILLEVLVEKPLVLLVVSFNTIILLPLLCNLSIFLQAAAITWQDLFSLVISNFLITFVLSLWVEKAGLLAFRCTSNLQFALQKLFFLDGLNLLQLFFLDGLSVF, encoded by the exons ATGAATACTCAGAGCTTGTTTGCTTCGGCTGCCATTAACATAGGCTTGGCCTttgttgttctctctctcttcgctATCCTCAAGAAACAACCCTCAAACGCTCCCATATACTACGCTCGTCGTCTCTCGAAAGGTCACAACATTCACTTCCATCACTCTCTCTCAATCCATCGTTTCTTCCCTTCCGTTTCCTGGATTCCACGCGCTTTTCGCGTTACCGAAGACGAAATCCTCGAAACCGGGGGCCTCGACGCTCTTGTCATTATCAGACTCTTTAAATTCGG GCTTTGGGTGCATTTTTCATGCTTATGGTTTATATCTCTCTATGGATTGTACCTACTATATGAG GAGTTACCTGTTGCCTTCGTTATATTCAAGTCTCGGTGGGGTGCTGCACTAGCTGCCCAATCTCAGCAGCACCCGCATCCACTTCTATGGATCACTGAAATGGCTCCAGAACCAAGGGATGTATCCTGGAGGAGTTTGGTGATTCCCTATAGAATATTGTGGCTTTACAAAATCGGGGTTGTTCTTGCAGCATCAGTTCTTACGATTTTCTTTGCTATCCCAGTCACTGCTGTTCAAGGAATTGCCAGATTTGAGAAACTAAAGAAATGGTTTCCTCCAGCTATGGCTGTACAGTTGAT ACCAGGCTTAAGCTCTATCTTGACAGGGTATCTTCCTAGTGTCATTCTCAAAGGTTTTATATACATTGTCCCCTTTGCAATGCTTGGGATGGCTAAAGCAGCAGGTTGTATTTCAAAGAGCAAAGAGGAGATTAAAGCTTGCAACAtggttttctattttcttgtgggaaatgttttctttttgagcGTGTTGTCAGGGTCCTTATTAGATGAAATCGGAGAATCTTTTACTCACCCCAAGGATTTTCCTAGTCATCTGGCTGGTGCTGTCTCTGCTCAA GCAGATTTCTTCATGACATACATCTTAACAGATGGGCTTTCAGGGTTTTCTTTGGAGATTCTTCAGCCTGGCTTACTCTTTTGGGATGTTATAAAATCGATAACATTTGGCcatgggaagaagaaaaatcctTATCTATATTCACTACCCTACTTTAGGATTATTCCTATGGTCTCATTGTCAGTACTGATTGGTACAGTATATGCAGTTGTGGCACCATTTCTGCTCCCATTTCTTATTGGCTACTTCTCTCTAGGCTATGCTGTTTACGTCAACCAG ATTGAAGATGTATATGAAACTGTGTATGAGACATGTGGACAATACTGGCCATACATTCATCTCTATATTGTCATTGCGATCATTCTAATGCAAATTACTATGATTGGTCTTTTTGGACTGAAGTCAAAGCCAGCTGCTTCCATATTAACAATTCCACTCCTCTTGTTCACCCTGATGTTTAATGAGTACTGCAAGAAACGATTTCTTCCCACATTCCACCATTACCCTGTCCAGGTATATATATTACTTGAAGTGCTGGTTGAGAAGCCATTAGTGTTATTAGTCGTTTCTTTTAACACTATTATTTTATTGCCGCTCTTATGTAACTTGTCCATCTTCCTGCAGGCTGCAGCCATAACTTGGCAAGATTTGTTTAGTCTTGTAATAAGCAACTTCTTAATCACCTTTGTGTTGTCTCTGTGGGTTGAGAAAGCTGGACTTCTAGCCTTTAGATGCACCTCAAATTTACAATTTGCGCTTCAAAAACTGTTTTTTCTGGATGGTCTAAACTTGCTCCAGCTCTTCTTTCTGGATGGCCTTAGCGTATTTTAG